The DNA region ATCGTTGGCGGATTGTGGACATCTTCTATCAGCCGGAACGAGAAGGCCACCTCCACCGCTAACCCTCATCATTCGGCGGCGAAAGACGTTACGCTGAAATGGCGGCCCGCCGCGCCTTTGTGATAGAGCAGACGGGAGTTCGTTCTGAGCCGTTCCAAGGATAGAACCGTCTCCGTGAAACCAGGTCACGACCCTGTCCGACCAGAAACGCCAACGCCCGCCGCTGCCGTCGGACGCGACGGGATTAGTGACGCTTTGTTCCGTGCGGTGGCTGATTCTACCTACGACTGGGAGAGCTGGCACGAGCCGGGGGGGCGGCTCATCTGGGTGAACTCGGCGGTGGCGCGTCACACGGGCTACACCCCCGTCGAGTGCCTGGCGATGAGCGACTACCCGCTCCGCATGGTCGCCGACCAGGACCGTCAGCGTATCGCCCAAGCGATGGAAGACGCACAGCGCGGCGCTTCGGGCAACGACCTGGAGTTCCGCTCGATCCATCGCGACGGCCAGACGCGCTGGATGGCGGTTTCGTGGCAGCCGATGCGCGACGACGCGGGGCGGCGCCTCGGCTTCCGCACCAGTGTCCGCGATATCACGGAGCGGAACGAGCTCCGCGAGCAGCTCCGGCTCCACACCGAACACTTGGAGCAACTGGTTCAGGAGCGGACCGCCCGCATCGCTCAGTTGGAGCGGCACCGCCGCCAGATGGAGAAGCTGGCAGCGCTGGGTCAGCTGGCGGCCGGGGTCGCCCACGAGGTGAACAACCCTTTGGCCGGCATCCGCAACGCGTTCGCTTTGATCAAGGGGGACTTGGCGCCCGACCACGCCCACTACGACCTACTAGAGCTGATCGACGGCGAG from Pirellulimonas nuda includes:
- a CDS encoding PAS domain-containing sensor histidine kinase — its product is MKPGHDPVRPETPTPAAAVGRDGISDALFRAVADSTYDWESWHEPGGRLIWVNSAVARHTGYTPVECLAMSDYPLRMVADQDRQRIAQAMEDAQRGASGNDLEFRSIHRDGQTRWMAVSWQPMRDDAGRRLGFRTSVRDITERNELREQLRLHTEHLEQLVQERTARIAQLERHRRQMEKLAALGQLAAGVAHEVNNPLAGIRNAFALIKGDLAPDHAHYDLLELIDGEIERISSIIHQMYQLYRRHPQPAQEFDIERTVAGIATLLDGVVRQQQVVLEIESIGPSVPVLLPEGEVKQILYNLIRNAVQASPANGVVTIHIDRTSDPVRVAVADQGAGIATDVLPRIFDPFFSTKGAEPKGGMGLGLSVSRSLIEAMGGAIEVESHVGRGSRFTAQFPARFGTPEEGPHD